TGACTAGATTTTTTGCGAATGCTCAAGGTATTGCTTCTTTGAATGTGTTTACATTTGCTTATTTGGTAACGACTATTGGTGAGCTTTGTTTGGGGCCAATCGGAATGTCTATTATTACAAAGTTATCTCCAAAGCGATTATTTGGAATGATGATGGGATTGTGGTTTTTGGCAAGTGCATTTGGGCAACTTGCAGCTGGAAAATTAGGAGCAGAAATTTCGAGATCAAACACGGGGGATACATTATTATCTAAATTACAATCTTATACGGAAGGTTATTATCAATTGGCTATTTATTCACTTGTAGCGGGTATTATTTTAATTGCGATTTCGCCATTAATTAAAAAATTAATGCAAGAAGTAAAATAGCAATGTTTTTGCAATCTGTTTTTGTGTAAATTTGTCAAAATTTCCCCATTATGAAAAAAATAATACTTATTGCGTTGTTTTTAATTGGTGCTTCGAACCTTCAGGCACAGGAATTAAAATGGTATACAGATGTTCGAGAAGCAATTACGGTGAGTAATAAAGAACAAAAGCCTATGTTGATGTTTTTTACTGGCAGTGATTGGTGTGGTTGGTGTATTCGTTTACAGAATGAAGTTTTAAAAACTGAAGAATTTAAAAAATGGGCAGCTACTAATGTAGTTTTAGTAGAATTAGATTATCCGAGAGCTGTGCCGCAAACTCCTGAACTTAAGAATCAAAATCTTGAGTTACAGCAAGCTTTTGGAATTCAAGGATTTCCAACAGTTTTCTTTACAAGTGCAGAATCTAAAGACGGAAAAGTAAATTTTAAAGGTCTTGGCAAAACGGGGTACGTTGCTGGTGGCCCTTCTGCTTGGCTAACAGTTGCAGAAGGAATTGTGCATCCCAATAAGTCGTAATTATAGGACTTAAAATATATAGAAAGCCCTTCACATTGTGAAGGGCTTTTTTTTGTTTAGTAGGAAAAAGTTTTCAATGTTTATAGGTGTTTTTACGTATTTTGTATTTTAATATGATAAAAAAAACACATAATGTATTTTTATAGCCAATAAAAATTGGAAAATTAAAATATAATGTTAATTTCGTCAT
This portion of the Flavobacterium panacagri genome encodes:
- a CDS encoding thioredoxin family protein; this translates as MKKIILIALFLIGASNLQAQELKWYTDVREAITVSNKEQKPMLMFFTGSDWCGWCIRLQNEVLKTEEFKKWAATNVVLVELDYPRAVPQTPELKNQNLELQQAFGIQGFPTVFFTSAESKDGKVNFKGLGKTGYVAGGPSAWLTVAEGIVHPNKS